CGCTTGCTAGACAGAACCCCTTGCAAGATTGTTGTGCTGCAAGGAAAACATAAGATTCCACAGAAGTTTCATGTTGGGCCTGCATGAGATGGTCTGGACATCAAACTGAAATCAATCACACCATCTCACCTTTCTGCGGATAAAGTGGAAAAGAGAGGAGGAACCATGTAACTCCATTTCTTTTTCAAATCGAAATGTCATTTCAGGAGGATCAATGCGAATCAATGATGCAATAAAATTGGCCCTGCGTCCCATCCGAACCCGAAAACTTGAAAGCATCCTGATCATTCTTGCGCTCGCACTGGGGGTTGGCGTGGTCACCCTGGCCATCAGCATGATTCAGACGGTGACAGCATTTTCCATGAACATGGACAGCCGGAACATGCGTGAACTGACCGTGGTCAGCAAGAAAGATGACTGGGGGGCTTTCTCTGAAGGTGGACACCAGCGGGGCATTGTGGAACTTGGAGGCACCCGGGACAAGGCCGTCAAACTGGACCTCAAGGACCTGGAAGTGATCCTCAAGGGTGTGCCAGCCCTGCAATACGGATACGTTCTGGAACGCCAGAGCACCAAAGAACCGGGTCAGAAAAATGCCGTCTGGGGCAAAGAGTTTGGAGTAACGGCGGCAACAGAGCAGTTTTCACAGGCCGATGGGCTCAAACTGGTGCAGGGCTCCTGGATCAGCCAGAAAGAGTACATGGAAAGAAAACCGGTGATCATGCTGACCGATTGGGCAGCAAAACAGCGCTTCCCCGGTGAGAACCCCGTGGGCAAAACCCTGCGGCTCGGAGATTACCATGCCAGAGACTTCAAGGTGGTGGGGGTCTTTCAGCCTGAGAAAGACAACAACGACTACCTGAGCAACACCACGGCAGGATGGGGGAGCATCGGTCTGGTCCCTTTGAACTCCACCTGGTCGAGTCAGGTCACACAACTGTCTTTTCTTCCCAGAGCAGGGACAGACCTGGCCCAGGTTCAGGCCACCTTGCGGGCCTTTGTGCAACAGCAGTATGGACCTTCGGTGGTGGTGCGCTCCCAGAAGGACAGGATGCTGGATTGGAGAAAGAGCGCGATGCAGAGTGGACTTTTGCTGGCTGCTTTCGCCTCTGCAGGTCTGATTGTGGCTGCCATCAACATCACCAACCTGATGCTGGCCCGCGTGCTGGGCAGGACCCGGCAATTCGGCATTGCCAGTGCACTGGGGGCAGACCGTGGCCTGACGCTGAGACTGGTCTTGCTGGAATCTCTGGTGCTGGGAGCACTCGGAGGACTGCTGGGTATAGGGCTCGCTTATGGCTTCGAGAAAGTGCTCAAACAGGCCATGGGGAACGCCACACCCACAGGCATGCTCACCCCCCTGACCTGTGCAGAAGGATTCGGTGTTGCACTGCTGGTCAGTGTAATTTTTGGCCTGTACCCCGCAATGGTGGCATCCAGACTCCGCCCCATCGAAGCATTGAAAACCGCCTGAAGGAGGCCCATGCAACACACATTAAAATTCGCCTGGATTCGGGCCATGAAGCGGCCCATCCGTACCCTGCTCAGCATTCTGGAACTCGCCCTTGGGGCTTTCGTGGTGGCCGTGGCCCTCAGTGTGGTCCATGCCCGCTACGCCAGTCAGGTAACGTCAGATGCCTTCAAGGTGGTGGCCGGGAAAGAAAACAGCAGCACCTACAGCCTTTTTGAAAGCAAGGACCTGCCAGAACTCCAGAAACTCAGCCCTGCAGTGGAAAGCATGTCCATCTATGAGGACGTGTGGGACGCCAACTTGCTGGACCATCAGGGAAAACGCTTCAAAATTCAGGGGGTGTTTGCGGTCAGTCCCAGCTATCCCCAGATTGAACGGGTGCAGATGCTCAAAGGCACCTTTCCCAGGCCGGACAGCCAGGAACTTTTGATTGCCCAGAGCGTGGCACAGACGCTTTTCGGATCAGAGGACCCCATCGGGAAGACCGTCAAACTCTCCTCCCAGTGGAACCCGAACAGCAAGCCCCGGCAGGTGAAAGTGGTGGGGGTCATGCGAGATGATGCCAGTGCCAGCTTTCAGACCCCTTTCTTTCTTTTGCCTGCCGCAAGCAAAAGGGCTCCTGCACAAACTTCAGGGATCGCCATGGCTGTGGTGGTGAAGGCGAAAGCAGGCCAGGCCACCGAAGCCAAAAGGCAACTGCTCGATGCCATCCGCAAGACCTACAAAAACAGCCCCATGTTCAAAAGTTCCGGAGGAGCCCTGTACACCAAGGCCCTCAATGAAGCGATCTACGCCCCACCCGGAGAAGTCGATTCCACCCTGGTGGTCTTCTCGTTCATGGCGATCATCATGCTGATGGTGTGTTCCATCGGGATCTTCACCATCCAGTTTGTGGACACCGTGGAAAGGACCCGCGAAGTGGGGCTCAGGCGCACCCTGGGGGCCCACAAGGGCCAGGTGGTTCAGGAGCGCCTGATGGAAAGTGTGCTGCTCTCGGTGTCTGGAGGCATCCTGGGTCTGGGTGCAGC
The sequence above is drawn from the Deinococcus cellulosilyticus NBRC 106333 = KACC 11606 genome and encodes:
- a CDS encoding ABC transporter permease: MQHTLKFAWIRAMKRPIRTLLSILELALGAFVVAVALSVVHARYASQVTSDAFKVVAGKENSSTYSLFESKDLPELQKLSPAVESMSIYEDVWDANLLDHQGKRFKIQGVFAVSPSYPQIERVQMLKGTFPRPDSQELLIAQSVAQTLFGSEDPIGKTVKLSSQWNPNSKPRQVKVVGVMRDDASASFQTPFFLLPAASKRAPAQTSGIAMAVVVKAKAGQATEAKRQLLDAIRKTYKNSPMFKSSGGALYTKALNEAIYAPPGEVDSTLVVFSFMAIIMLMVCSIGIFTIQFVDTVERTREVGLRRTLGAHKGQVVQERLMESVLLSVSGGILGLGAAILTIPVLQQNFSGWNGLFARGIEFSPLVAAGVLLAVVLVGLLAGLYPALAAVRLSPTQAFKEA
- a CDS encoding ABC transporter permease, coding for MRINDAIKLALRPIRTRKLESILIILALALGVGVVTLAISMIQTVTAFSMNMDSRNMRELTVVSKKDDWGAFSEGGHQRGIVELGGTRDKAVKLDLKDLEVILKGVPALQYGYVLERQSTKEPGQKNAVWGKEFGVTAATEQFSQADGLKLVQGSWISQKEYMERKPVIMLTDWAAKQRFPGENPVGKTLRLGDYHARDFKVVGVFQPEKDNNDYLSNTTAGWGSIGLVPLNSTWSSQVTQLSFLPRAGTDLAQVQATLRAFVQQQYGPSVVVRSQKDRMLDWRKSAMQSGLLLAAFASAGLIVAAINITNLMLARVLGRTRQFGIASALGADRGLTLRLVLLESLVLGALGGLLGIGLAYGFEKVLKQAMGNATPTGMLTPLTCAEGFGVALLVSVIFGLYPAMVASRLRPIEALKTA